A single Campylobacter hyointestinalis subsp. hyointestinalis DNA region contains:
- a CDS encoding Hpt domain-containing protein: MGILKQLETDYDLDIVEDFLTHFDFMSSSLDPLIINLSKKEVCSGNLDEIFRIFHNIKSAAGFLKLEPLIKLATLCENILDEAKNQKDENSEASDEFIDWLLLVADQVETYRADIENDELYFHILNPKIINMPKRFFS; the protein is encoded by the coding sequence GTGGGAATACTCAAACAATTAGAAACCGATTATGATTTAGATATAGTTGAAGACTTTTTGACGCATTTCGATTTTATGTCCTCGAGCTTGGATCCTTTGATTATAAATTTGAGTAAAAAAGAAGTTTGCTCAGGAAATTTAGATGAAATTTTTCGTATATTTCACAATATAAAATCAGCAGCAGGATTTTTAAAGCTAGAGCCTCTTATCAAGCTCGCGACGCTTTGTGAAAATATACTTGATGAAGCTAAAAATCAAAAAGATGAAAACTCTGAGGCGAGTGATGAGTTTATAGACTGGCTTTTATTGGTTGCTGATCAAGTAGAAACTTATAGAGCAGATATAGAAAACGACGAGCTGTATTTTCACATATTAAATCCAAAGATCATCAATATGCCAAAACGATTTTTTTCTTGA
- a CDS encoding AI-2E family transporter, translating to MSNNSLKSVKDDKVQKTNQIFFALFAVFVLGWMIFLFKSYLLTISIGILLAVATANIQNFFLRATKGKRLISTIFTTIFFAAIFIIPFIYAVVAIFQQGTSVDIEYLNSIVTYVKNYDFTLPSKVQFLEPKFKELLLGVDFNSLVTNAFNYIKGSLEKSASFFTDMGLIVLFFFLSHLYGSELASYIKSVTPMAPSELEFIFLEVTNTMSVVFYTTIANAILQGFLFSLIVLFYGQNGLLFGVLFGFASLIPIVGGALVYVPFSIYELSIGDTFGAISIFLYSVIVISTLADNFIKPLIIKFINQKLVKTKAKMNELLLFFAMIAGLSSFGFWGVILGPAIVTLTTATLRLYVLLKERGIM from the coding sequence ATGAGTAACAACTCACTAAAATCAGTAAAGGACGATAAGGTGCAAAAAACAAATCAAATTTTTTTCGCTCTATTTGCCGTATTTGTGCTTGGCTGGATGATATTTTTATTTAAGTCATACTTACTCACCATAAGCATAGGCATACTCTTAGCAGTCGCTACAGCAAACATACAAAATTTCTTTTTGCGAGCCACTAAAGGTAAAAGATTAATATCTACGATATTTACTACGATATTTTTTGCGGCGATATTTATAATACCTTTTATATATGCCGTAGTTGCGATATTTCAGCAAGGTACTAGCGTAGATATAGAGTATTTAAACTCTATTGTTACATATGTTAAAAACTATGACTTTACGCTGCCTAGCAAAGTCCAGTTTTTAGAGCCTAAATTTAAAGAATTGCTCTTAGGCGTAGACTTCAACTCTTTAGTAACAAATGCTTTTAACTACATAAAAGGTAGCTTAGAAAAAAGCGCGTCATTTTTTACTGATATGGGACTTATAGTTCTGTTTTTCTTCTTGTCTCATCTATATGGAAGCGAGCTTGCAAGCTACATAAAAAGCGTAACCCCTATGGCACCTAGCGAACTTGAGTTTATATTTTTAGAAGTGACAAATACGATGAGCGTCGTCTTTTATACAACTATCGCAAATGCGATTTTACAAGGATTTTTATTTTCACTGATAGTGCTTTTTTACGGACAAAATGGACTTTTATTTGGCGTACTTTTTGGATTTGCATCTCTTATACCTATAGTGGGCGGCGCGCTTGTCTATGTGCCTTTTAGCATATATGAGCTAAGCATTGGCGATACATTTGGAGCAATCAGTATATTTTTGTACTCAGTTATAGTGATATCTACTTTAGCGGACAATTTTATAAAGCCACTTATAATTAAATTTATAAACCAAAAATTAGTCAAAACAAAAGCAAAGATGAACGAGCTGCTTCTGTTTTTTGCGATGATAGCCGGACTTTCTAGCTTTGGATTTTGGGGAGTGATACTTGGTCCTGCGATAGTTACTTTAACTACTGCT
- the ruvB gene encoding Holliday junction branch migration DNA helicase RuvB yields the protein MDRIVEIEKVSFESEYEVNLRPASFDDYIGQEKIKSNLKVFIAAAKKRSECLDHALFYGPPGLGKTTIAHIIASEMNTNIKITAAPMIEKSGDLAAILTNLEAGDVLFIDEIHRLSSAIEEVLYSAMEDFRLDIIIGSGPAAQTIKIDIPKFTLIGATTRAGMISAPLRDRFGMQFRLQFYTPEELALIVSKASNKLGKNCQKEASLEIAKRSRGTPRIALRLLKRIRDFAEINDENNITKDRAKEALDSLGVNDLGFDEMDLKYLDILLDAKDRPLGLSTIAAALSEDEGTIEDVIEPYLLANGYIQRTAKGRTLSYKSFDTLGIKPSKGLFDE from the coding sequence TTGGATAGAATAGTTGAGATAGAAAAAGTAAGTTTTGAGAGTGAATATGAGGTAAATTTAAGACCGGCTAGCTTTGATGACTACATAGGACAAGAAAAAATCAAGTCAAATTTAAAAGTTTTTATAGCAGCGGCAAAAAAAAGATCTGAATGCTTGGATCACGCCCTATTTTATGGACCTCCTGGACTTGGAAAAACTACTATCGCTCACATAATAGCCTCCGAAATGAACACAAATATAAAGATAACCGCAGCTCCTATGATAGAAAAATCAGGAGATCTTGCCGCGATCTTGACAAATTTAGAAGCCGGCGACGTACTTTTTATAGATGAGATCCATAGACTAAGCTCTGCTATAGAAGAGGTTTTATACTCCGCTATGGAGGATTTTAGACTAGATATCATCATAGGAAGCGGACCTGCTGCTCAAACCATAAAAATAGACATTCCTAAATTTACGCTGATCGGTGCTACAACAAGAGCTGGAATGATATCAGCTCCTCTTAGAGATCGCTTTGGAATGCAGTTTAGATTACAGTTTTACACACCAGAAGAACTCGCTTTGATAGTATCAAAAGCATCAAATAAGCTTGGGAAAAATTGTCAAAAAGAAGCTAGCTTAGAGATCGCAAAAAGAAGTCGTGGAACTCCTCGTATAGCTTTACGCCTTTTAAAAAGAATACGTGATTTTGCTGAGATAAATGATGAAAACAATATAACAAAAGATAGAGCAAAAGAAGCTCTCGATAGTCTTGGGGTAAATGACCTTGGGTTTGATGAGATGGATCTAAAGTATCTTGATATACTTTTAGACGCTAAAGATCGCCCTTTAGGACTTTCTACTATAGCTGCTGCTTTAAGCGAAGACGAAGGTACGATTGAAGACGTGATAGAGCCATATTTATTAGCAAACGGATATATACAAAGGACTGCAAAAGGAAGAACCCTAAGCTACAAAAGTTTTGATACTTTAGGGATAAAACCTAGCAAAGGCTTATTTGATGAGTAA
- the panB gene encoding 3-methyl-2-oxobutanoate hydroxymethyltransferase, translating to MKKITISDLFAMKNKQKIVMITAYDALFAKLFDDYADMILVGDSLNMSFNGKNETIGLSVKEMIYHAKAVRTGSKRAFLVVDVPFGAIYSKKVALKNCIEIYKKTGCDAVKIEGGSEIKGIVKALSQNGVGVMGHIGLKPQLSRKEGGFKVAGRDEETAKKILDDALELELAGAGLLLLEGIPSELGKKITNSVKIPTIGIGAGSDTDGQVLVWSDAFGFFEEFKPKFVKRFLDGANLIRNAMQDYADEVRTKKFPSSEHEYTK from the coding sequence ATGAAAAAGATCACTATAAGCGATCTATTTGCTATGAAAAACAAGCAAAAGATTGTGATGATAACTGCTTATGACGCTCTTTTTGCTAAGCTTTTTGATGATTACGCAGATATGATCTTGGTCGGAGATAGCTTAAATATGAGCTTTAATGGGAAAAATGAGACCATAGGACTTAGCGTAAAAGAAATGATATATCACGCAAAAGCAGTTAGAACCGGCTCTAAAAGAGCATTTTTGGTAGTAGATGTTCCTTTTGGAGCAATCTACTCTAAAAAAGTAGCCTTAAAAAACTGCATAGAAATTTATAAAAAAACAGGCTGCGACGCAGTAAAGATAGAAGGCGGATCCGAGATAAAGGGTATCGTAAAAGCTCTAAGCCAAAACGGAGTCGGCGTTATGGGACATATCGGGCTAAAACCGCAACTCTCAAGAAAAGAGGGCGGTTTTAAAGTAGCAGGAAGAGACGAAGAGACTGCAAAAAAAATATTAGATGACGCGCTAGAGCTTGAGCTAGCAGGAGCTGGGCTACTTTTACTAGAAGGCATCCCTAGCGAACTAGGTAAAAAGATAACTAATAGCGTAAAAATCCCTACCATAGGCATAGGCGCTGGAAGCGATACGGATGGGCAAGTGCTTGTTTGGAGCGATGCGTTTGGATTTTTCGAAGAGTTTAAACCTAAATTCGTAAAAAGGTTTTTAGACGGTGCAAATTTGATAAGAAACGCCATGCAAGATTACGCAGACGAAGTGCGTACTAAAAAGTTTCCAAGTAGTGAGCATGAATATACCAAATAA
- a CDS encoding rhodanese-like domain-containing protein translates to MNIPNNHIVDIRRPSEWIEFGILEGSKLITFENLNGKINPMFLPLIEQNFKKDDEIVLMCHTALRSKAAMKFLQEKGYSNVKDIKGGAYYFEKMGAKFMPYSGE, encoded by the coding sequence ATGAATATACCAAATAATCACATAGTAGATATCAGACGTCCTAGTGAGTGGATAGAATTTGGCATTTTAGAAGGCTCAAAACTAATAACGTTTGAAAATTTAAACGGAAAGATAAATCCTATGTTTTTGCCACTCATAGAACAAAATTTCAAAAAAGACGATGAGATAGTCTTGATGTGTCATACGGCGCTCAGATCTAAGGCGGCTATGAAATTTTTGCAAGAAAAAGGCTATAGTAATGTCAAAGATATAAAAGGCGGAGCGTATTATTTTGAAAAAATGGGCGCTAAGTTCATGCCATATAGTGGAGAATAA